A part of Solea solea chromosome 8, fSolSol10.1, whole genome shotgun sequence genomic DNA contains:
- the prlhr2a gene encoding prolactin releasing hormone receptor 2a codes for MEGAGSGWAAELTSPCATLQDTSGNDTARVFEVALRNGSSGRSPQFVGVELLQSFKLLIIPCYTLVALVGVFGNYLLLYVICCTRKMHNVTNFFIGNLAFSDMLMCATCVPFTLAYAFNPHGWVFGRFMCYLVYLIQPVTVYVSVFTLTAIGVDRYYATVHPLKKRLSVLACAYLLSGVWLLSCSLVAPAVAHTYHVEFKNEGFTICEEFWMGQERQRLAYAYSTLLITYVLPLSALSISYLCISVKLRNCVVPGHHTQSQAEAQRMRKRKTFRLVSLVVAAFGVCWLPISVFNVLRDIDIDLIDKRYFLLIQLLCHLCAMSSSCCNPFLYAWLHDRFRAELRKIFTCRRRIGISANNCATASVVL; via the exons ATGGAGGGCGCGGGCAGCGGCTGGGCGGCCGAACTCACCTCCCCCTGCGCGACGCTGCAGGACACGAGTGGGAACGACACGGCGCGGGTGTTCGAGGTGGCGCTGCGGAACGGCTCCTCCGGGCGCAGCCCTCAGTTTGTGGGCGTGGAGCTGCTGCAGTCCTTCAAGCTGCTCATCATCCCGTGCTACACGCTGGTGGCCCTGGTGGGCGTGTTCGGGAACTACCTGCTCCTCTACGTCATCTGCTGCACGCGCAAGATGCACAACGTCACCAACTTCTTCATCGGGAACCTGGCCTTCTCCGACATGCTGATGTGCGCCACGTGTGTCCCCTTCACGCTGGCCTACGCCTTCAACCCACACGGCTGGGTGTTTGGGCGTTTCATGTGCTACCTGGTTTACCTCATCCAGCCCGTGACGGTGTACGTGTCCGTCTTCACTCTCACCGCCATCGGTGTTGACAG ATACTACGCCACGGTTCACCCGCTGAAAAAGCGCCTCTCGGTCTTGGCGTGCGCGTACCTTCTGTCCGGGGTCTGGCTGCTGTCCTGCAGCCTCGTGGCTCCGGCGGTGGCTCACACCTACCACGTGGAGTTTAAGAACGAGGGCTTCACCATCTGCGAGGAGTTCTGGATGGGCCAGGAGCGGCAGAGGCTGGCGTACGCGTACAGCACGCTGCTCATCACCTACGTGCTGCCGCTGTCCGCGCTCTCCATCTCGTACCTGTGCATCTCCGTCAAACTGCGCAACTGCGTCGTGCCGGGCCACCACACGCAGAGCCAGGCCGAGGCGCAGCGCATGCGCAAGCGCAAGACCTTCCGCCTGGTGAGCCTGGTGGTGGCGGCGTTTGGCGTCTGCTGGCTGCCCATCAGCGTCTTCAACGTCCTGCGGGACATCGACATCGACCTGATCGACAAGCGCTACTTCCTGCTCATCCAGCTGCTCTGCCACCTGTGCGCGATGAGCTCGTCGTGCTGCAACCCTTTCCTCTACGCCTGGCTGCACGACCGCTTCCGGGCCGAGCTCCGCAAGATCTTCACGTGCCGCCGTCGCATCGGCATCTCGGCCAATAACTGTGCCACGGCCAGCGTGGTTTTGTAG